The Oscillospiraceae bacterium genome contains a region encoding:
- a CDS encoding phosphatidate cytidylyltransferase — MATRLISAGVGLIIMAIVMFADKMILSFAISVISAISVYEGLKAYGHLKSKLFIILGILASSVFAWASYFKCEIALMVAFLIITCYVAYLLKNHSKFSTKDLFTVLFLTLVIPFSFSTLSYIRNMENGACYVWLPFISAWLTDSFAYFGGYFFGKNKLCPDISPKKTVEGAVFGVVGAVVGYVVYSYMLKGIWNIDVSTLWFVIISVFTSVISQMGDLFASLMKRENGIKDFGNLMPGHGGALDRFDSILLTSPFIFIFLKLMI, encoded by the coding sequence ATGGCGACACGATTGATTTCGGCTGGGGTCGGGCTTATTATAATGGCAATTGTTATGTTTGCCGATAAAATGATACTTAGTTTTGCAATATCTGTAATATCTGCTATTTCTGTGTATGAGGGCTTGAAAGCATACGGACACCTGAAAAGCAAATTATTTATTATTCTGGGGATTTTGGCATCTTCAGTCTTTGCATGGGCAAGTTATTTTAAATGTGAAATAGCACTTATGGTTGCCTTTTTGATTATTACTTGTTATGTTGCATATCTTTTAAAAAATCACAGTAAGTTTTCCACAAAAGACTTATTTACCGTTTTGTTTTTAACACTTGTTATTCCTTTTTCATTTTCTACTTTATCGTACATAAGGAATATGGAAAATGGCGCATGTTATGTGTGGCTTCCTTTTATATCTGCCTGGCTTACCGATTCTTTTGCATATTTCGGGGGGTATTTTTTCGGGAAAAACAAATTATGCCCTGACATAAGTCCTAAAAAGACGGTTGAAGGTGCTGTTTTTGGTGTTGTTGGTGCAGTGGTTGGATATGTTGTCTATTCGTATATGTTAAAGGGAATATGGAATATAGATGTCAGTACTTTGTGGTTTGTTATAATATCAGTTTTTACATCAGTAATTTCACAGATGGGCGATTTGTTTGCATCTTTAATGAAAAGGGAAAACGGCATAAAGGATTTTGGAAATTTAATGCCGGGTCATGGAGGAGCGCTTGACAGATTTGACTCTATTTTACTTACTTCTCCTTTCATATTTATTTTTCTTAAACTGATGATTTAA